In Nicotiana tabacum cultivar K326 chromosome 21, ASM71507v2, whole genome shotgun sequence, one DNA window encodes the following:
- the LOC107773642 gene encoding heptahelical transmembrane protein 2, translating into MKNRGTKKKSLKIGNVEHTESAKMKTNNKKLKSKLVKYEELPAYLKDNEFIRDYYRCEWPLKDTALSLFSLHNETLNIWTHLGGFVIFGILTVLTLTEKTTMENLLAGFFRPAGEGRWMTMKRNGSADSFPDTYTRQISAPSFLGAYGGYEVAIWPWFVFLGGAMVCLVFSSVSHLFACHSHKFTLFFWRLDYSGISIMIICSFFAPIYYTFCCQPYWRFFYLTSITIVGILVIITLFAPAVTSGHFRSFRAGLFLAMGFSGVIPAAHAVSLYFHHPQVLVALVYEIAMGLLYAAGAVFYVTRFPERWKPGAFDLVGHSHQIFHVLVVAAALAHSIATLVIMDWRRGLPPCNAGILG; encoded by the exons ATGAAGAACAGAGGAACTAAGAAGAAGAGCTTGAAAATCGGAAACGTAGAGCATACTGAATCGGCCAAAATGAAGACGAACAATAAGAAGTTAAAAAGTAAATTGGTGAAGTACGAAGAATTACCGGCGTATCTCAAAGATAACGAGTTTATCAGAGACTATTACCGCTGTGAATGGCCTCTTAAGGATACCGCTCTCAGCCTCTTCTCTTTACACAATGAAACTCTCAATATTTGGAC GCATTTGGGAGGATTTGTGATATTTGGGATTTTGACGGTATTGACCTTGACAGAGAAGACGACAATGGAGAATTTGCTTGCTGGTTTCTTCAG ACCGGCGGGAGAGGGACGGTGGATGACAATGAAGAGAAATGGGTCAGCTGATTCTTTTCCG GATACTTACACCAGGCAGATCTCAGCCCCATCATTTCTAGGTGCATATGGAGGTTATGAAGTTGCCATATGGCCTTGGTTTGTATTCCTAGGAGGAGCTATGGTTTGTTTGGTCTTCAGCTCTGTCTCTCACCTATTTGCTTGCCACTCGCATAAATTCACCCTCTTCTTCTGGCGTCTCGATTACTCTGGGATTTCTATCATGATCATCTGCTCTTTCTTTGCTCCAATATATTACACTTTCTGCTGTCAACCATATTGGCGTTTTTTTTACCTAACCTCCATTACTATAGTCGGTATCCTAGTCATTATCACCCTTTTCGCCCCGGCTGTCACCTCTGGTCATTTCAGATCATTCAGGGCTGGTCTGTTCCTTGCTATGGGTTTCTCAGGTGTGATTCCAGCAGCACATGCTGTTTCCCTCTACTTTCATCATCCACAAGTACTCGTGGCTCTGGTCTACGAGATAGCTATGGGCCTTTTGTATGCTGCTGGAGCAGTGTTCTACGTTACGAGGTTTCCAGAGAGATGGAAACCAGGTGCATTTGACCTTGTTGGACACAGCCATCAAATATTCCATGTACTCGTCGTTGCAGCAGCCCTTGCACATAGCATAGCAACTCTGGTTATCATGGACTGGCGTCGAGGATTGCCACCGTGCAATGCAGGTATTCTTGGATAG
- the LOC142175385 gene encoding uncharacterized protein LOC142175385: MTPNEIKYSSIEKLCLARVFSIQKLKHYFQAHVVRLISRVNPIKVVMSKPVLSDRLARCKTCQFHANFIHQPPEVLHPTVTSWPFDTWGLDVVGPLPKYSGGHLYILAATDYFSKWVEVVSPKEVKKKNVDNFIRVNIIYRFGIPRYILTDNVLPLERQIPSLWLAKQEDLTDKENSRLRLEELEALDEKSLEAQQSLECYQARLSQSFNKRVRLRSFQVGDQVLVVKRPIITSRRSEGKCSAKWDGP; this comes from the exons ATGACGCCAAATGAAATCAAGTATTCATCTATTGAGAAGTTATGTTTGGCACGTGTCTTCTCTattcagaagttgaagcattacttCCAAGCTCACGTTGTGCGACTCATCTCAAGAGTGAATCCTATCAAGGTTGTCATGTCTAAACCTGTCCTAAGTGATCGATTAGCGAG GTGTAAAACTTGCCAATTTCATGCTAACTTCATACATCAACCACCTGAAGTATTACACCCAACTGTTACTTCTTGGCCTTTTGATACTTGGGGTTTGGATGTTGTTGGTCCATTGCCAAAGTATTCTGGTGGACATCTATACATTTTGGCCGCAACGGATTACttctcaaagtgggttgaagttgtTTCTcctaaggaagtaaagaagaaaaatgtGGATAACTTCATCCGAGTCAATATTATCTATCGTTTTGGAATTCCTCGATATATATTGACGGACAATG TCCTTCCACTTGAGCGTCAAATCCCATCGTTGTGGCTTGCCAAACAAGAAGATCTCACTGATAAAGAAAATTCTCGCTTACGCCTTGAAGAATTGGAAGCTCTTGATGAAAAGAGTCTAGAAGCTCAACAAAgccttgaatgttatcaagctcgttTATCTCAATCGTTCAACAAAAGGGTGCGCCTTAGATCTTTCCAAGTGGGTGACCAAGTTCTTGTGGTAAAAAGGCCTATTATCACCTCTCGTCGATCTGAAGGTAAATGTTCTGCTAAGTGGGATGGGCCATAG